CCTCATAAAGAAAAATACATTTTTTTCAAACGTATAGCCAATTTATCATCGGACTTAAGAATTTTTGAACTTTCAGTTAAAACAACAGAACCATCTGGAATATCTCTTGTTACCAGAGCACCCATAGTTATAAATACATCATCGCCAACTTTTATAAAATCTTTTAATGTTGCATTAACTCCTATAAAACATCTTTTACCTATAGTACAGTGCCCTGATACAACAACATGGGAACTTATGTAAGTATGGTCTCCTATCGAAGAACCATGCCCTATATGGTTACCACTCCACAACACTACATTATTACCAATCTTTACATTATGCTGTATTGTTTGATTCTCTAAAATAAAACAGTTATCTCCAATTGATACACCTCTTTTTAGATTAACCAGATTAGAAGAAACATAGGATACTAACCTGTAACCCTTATCTTTCATCTCATAATATTTTTGTTCTCTTATCCTGTTTAATTTTCTGTAAGATAGGGCTACATGTGCACCATACTCAGTAGGTGGATAGTATTTTTCAATCTGACTAAATTTTATCAGGGGCAATCCTAAGAAGTTATCACTATCAATGAATTCATCATCAGCTACAAAAGCAACTACTTCATAGGGACTATCATCTGTAAAGTAGTAATAAGCTAATTCTGCAATTTCTCCCGTTCCGAATATAACAATTTTGTCAGTATTTTGCATATTTTTTCTCCTCCTTTTGTTGGTAAATTGTAATTAAATGTTGAAGATAAGAGCTTTTCTACAGATATAGAAAGTTCTTCTATACTGTCACAGTACTTTAGAGGTAAAAATTTTTCTAATTTCTTGTGGTAGGTTTTAAACCTTTTATCCTGACTCCACACTATAACTGGAGTGTTCAAAGATAATGCTTCGTACTTTGTTAAACCTGTAGAGGTTATAACAAGTTTTGCTTTTTTTAGAAGATATAAAAAATTTTGATACTCCATTAGATTCAGGACATGAATATTTTGATTATGGAACATATCCCTTATTCTTTTATCAGGAGTAATAATTTTATACTCAAATTTATTCAGATAGGGATCGGATGTAACGAAATCAAGTAGATTATACATATCTTTAGAATATGATCCTCCCAAAGATATTAAGATAAAATCCTCCTTTTTTACTTTTTTTGATTTTAAGGTATTTATGGTATAAGAATAGATAAAGTACTCTTCACCCAGTAAAAATTTATTGCCTAGGGTTGTTATAAATTTTTCTTCTTTAGCCAAGAAATAAGGGATTATTATCAGATCACTTTTAGTACTGACATTTTTATGAAGACAATCTTCTTTAAAGATCCCATCGATTAGCACAACATTTTTGTTTGCAATTTTTAGATTGTTTATAATAGAAACAAGATCATATTTACTTTCTTTTATATATAATTCTGTAGAGAGATCAAACAGAACAACATCTAAGTTTTCAGATAAAATTCTATTTATAAATTCAGTCTGATCTTTGTTTTTATATACGGTTTCATAAAAAAAGTTTGGAAACTCTTTGTAAAATATTCCTGATCTATTCAGATATTCTGATAGAGCTTTCATTCTGTATTTATGTCCTGTACCTATTTTATAATTGTAATCATACAATAACCCTACTTTTGGTATCATAAATATCTCTTCACAAAATCTTTTAATTTGCTAAACCCATATACCTCAAGAAGTTTAATAGCTTCTTTAATCTCTTCCTGTAAATTTGAAAATCTTTTTTTCTGTACTTCATGTTTGTTTATAAACAAAGGCCACTCTTTTTTGATTAATAAATTTAATGCATCTAATGAAGAAAAGAATTCATTTTTGTAATACAAACTATCAAATATATAACAAAGTAAAGCGTAATCATGAATAGTATCAAGAGTTAGCCTGATTTCTGGGTGAAAATAGATTTCAGGTGCTTTATAATCTCCTATTCTAAAAATGTTTGGGTTATCTCTTATGTAGGTAGTCACATGTTCTTTGTAGTAAGCATCTTCCGCATTTTTGAAACTCTTCTCAAGAGCTTCAAAATTTATTACTTCAACTCCCAATCCCAGTGGAAATGGTTTTGTGATAGAGTTTGAGGTATAATCAACTTTAGATTTTAGATGGTATGAGACAGTATTATCTATTATATCCCAATCTATACATGGGCAATCTGAAGTTATCCTGATAATTATATCTAATCCATTTTCTTTAGCTGCACGATAATATCTGCTTAAAACATCGTCTCTACTTCCTCTAAACCACTTTACTTCTTCTTTTTCTGCTATTTCTGTTATTATTTCATCTTCTTTATCTACAGTAGTGGCGACTATAACTTCATCCAGAGATTTAGACTTTTTTGTTCTTCTTATTACTTGCTGTAAAACAGTTATATCACTATCATAGGGAAGTTTTCTCAGTACTTTTTGAGGTAATCTTATTGAAGAAGTTCTGGCCTGAATAATTGCTCCTATTTTCATTTTTCACTCTCATTTAACAGCAAAGACCAAGAAATGATCTATTATCTTGTCTTCATTAAACAGATTTTGAAAAGTTCGACCTATTTTTATATCTTTGAAAAAGATCGAAAAATATTTTTTTATTTCGTTTTCATTCTCAAAATAAAAGAACTTTTCTCCATATCTAAAATCATCTTTTCTCTGCACCAAAAATATATTTTTTGATATATAGTGTCCACCCTTTTTTATTCCGTGCTTTTCTCCAACAGTAGAAAGTATAAGTTTACCCTCAGGTTTTAAAACTCTTCTGTATTCATTCAGGGCTTTTTTTAAGTTTTCCTCGTTGTCTTCATAATGTATTACATTCCAGCTGACAATATAATCAAAGAAATTATCAGGAAATGGAATATTTGTATTACTCCCGGTACGTAATTTTATGTCGATACCATATTTTGAAAAATGTTTATAAACTTGCTGGCAGATCTCATCCGATATTTCTACTCCAAAAATATCCATACCAAGTTCACTATATAAGATAAAATTTTCTCCATTTCCAAATCCTATATCCAATATTTTTTTATTTTTTACAGGCAGTTTACCTACATATTCACCTTTGAATATTCTTATTAATTCTTCAGATGGGTATGCTTTTAATTTGTCTACCTCTTTGGTATAAAAATCTGTCCAATCTTTAACAGCTCTCTCATAGTCCATCTTAATCTCCAAATTGTTTAAAAACTTTTTTTACTACATACTCAATATCTTTATTACTCATAGCCGGATAAATCGGCAAGCTTATTTCTCTTTTATAAAAATCCTCTGCTTCAGGACAAATTCCTTTTCTGTATCCTAATTTCTCATAGTAAGGATGCCAATAAACAGGTATATAATGAACCTGAACTCCTATTCCTAATTTCCTTAAATTATCGAAAATTTTCTCCTTTATTTTTAGATATTTATCTTTTAGTCTTATAGGATAGAGATGGTAAGAATGTGATGCGTACTCTTTTTCTACTGGAATATCAAAAAAAGGGTTATCTCTGAAAGCTTCATTGTATAACTGTGCTATCTCTCTCCTCCTTTCTACAAATCTATCTAATTTTTTCAGTTGAGAAATTCCAAGAGCTGCCTGTATATCTGTCATTCTGTAGTTGTAACCTAAGAACTGCATCTCGTAGTACCACTCTCCTTCCTGTTTGTGAACAAACCTCCCTTTATCTTTCGTTATGCCATGGTTTCTGAACATCAAGAGTTTTTCGTATACATCTTGATCGTTTGTCAAAACTGCTCCACCTTCTCCTGTTGTTATGTGTTTAACAGGATGGAAACTAAACACCGTCACATCAGAATATCTGCAACTTCCTATTTTCTCATTTTCATATTTTGCCCCTAAGGCATGACAGGCATCTTCAACTACTTTCAGGTTATATTTATCTGCGATTTTTTTTACATTTTTCATATCCACAGGATGTCCAGCATAATGGACTACAGATATAGCTTTTGTGTTTTTTGTTGTCTTTTCTTCAATTTTAGAAACATCTATATTACCTGTTTCTAACTCAATATCTACGAAAATAGGCTTTGCTCCAAGATACAATCCCGCATTTGAAGTAGCTGCAAATGTGATAGGAGTTGTAATAAACTCATCACCCTTGGTTAGCCCAATTGAAAAATACGCCCCGTGAAGAGCAGATGTTCCGCTATTAAAAACGACGGCATACTTTGCACCACAATAATCTGCCAATTTTCTCTCAAACTCTGATATCTTAGGACCCTGAGTTATATAATCAGATTTTAAGACTTTGATTACAGCTTTTATATCTTCTTCATCTATGAACTGTCTTCCGTAAGGAATGTGGATTTCCATCAATAAACCACCTGTAGTTTTTCTAATTTTTCCCTGAGTTCTTCAACAGAGAGCCATTTTTTATTTTTATCTGACGAATATCTGAACCCTTCCGGAACTTTTTTTCCATCTTTTTTTATTTCTATAGACCATGTTTTGAAGTGTGGATAGATTATGTAATAATCTTTGTACTCATAGGTATTTCTGGAGTCTTCCTCTGTTATCATTACTTCATGAAGTTTTTCACCTTCTCTTATTCCAACCTCCCTCAGTTTACATTCAGGACATATAGCTTTTGCCAGATCTACTACCTTGAAAGAAGGTATTTTAGATACATATATCTCTCCTCCTTTAAACTCTTTGATAGCTTCTAAAACAAGATCAACTCCCTCATCAAGAGTAATCCAGAAACGGGTCATCCTGAAATCAGTAATAGGAAGTTCCTTTTTTCCCTCTTTCACAAGTTTCAAGAAAAATGGAATTACAGAGCCTCTACTGCCTGCTACATTTCCATATCTGACTACAGAAAATCTGGTTTTTTTTCCTCCGGCATAGGCGTTTGCAGAGATAAAAAGTTTATCTGAAACAAGCTTTGTAGCTCCGTATAAGTTAACAGGATTAACCGCCTTATCTGTAGATAGGGCAATAACTTTTTC
This genomic stretch from Persephonella hydrogeniphila harbors:
- the pseB gene encoding UDP-N-acetylglucosamine 4,6-dehydratase (inverting) yields the protein MLDNKVILITGGTGSFGKTFAKKILKEHNPKKVIIFSRDEYKHYLMQKEFEIYKDKLRFFIGDVRDKERLKRAFDGVDIVIHAAALKHVPLMEYNPIEAVKTNIGGAENIINAAIDSNVEKVIALSTDKAVNPVNLYGATKLVSDKLFISANAYAGGKKTRFSVVRYGNVAGSRGSVIPFFLKLVKEGKKELPITDFRMTRFWITLDEGVDLVLEAIKEFKGGEIYVSKIPSFKVVDLAKAICPECKLREVGIREGEKLHEVMITEEDSRNTYEYKDYYIIYPHFKTWSIEIKKDGKKVPEGFRYSSDKNKKWLSVEELREKLEKLQVVY
- a CDS encoding class I SAM-dependent methyltransferase, whose protein sequence is MDYERAVKDWTDFYTKEVDKLKAYPSEELIRIFKGEYVGKLPVKNKKILDIGFGNGENFILYSELGMDIFGVEISDEICQQVYKHFSKYGIDIKLRTGSNTNIPFPDNFFDYIVSWNVIHYEDNEENLKKALNEYRRVLKPEGKLILSTVGEKHGIKKGGHYISKNIFLVQRKDDFRYGEKFFYFENENEIKKYFSIFFKDIKIGRTFQNLFNEDKIIDHFLVFAVK
- a CDS encoding acetyltransferase, producing the protein MQNTDKIVIFGTGEIAELAYYYFTDDSPYEVVAFVADDEFIDSDNFLGLPLIKFSQIEKYYPPTEYGAHVALSYRKLNRIREQKYYEMKDKGYRLVSYVSSNLVNLKRGVSIGDNCFILENQTIQHNVKIGNNVVLWSGNHIGHGSSIGDHTYISSHVVVSGHCTIGKRCFIGVNATLKDFIKVGDDVFITMGALVTRDIPDGSVVLTESSKILKSDDKLAIRLKKMYFSL
- the pseC gene encoding UDP-4-amino-4,6-dideoxy-N-acetyl-beta-L-altrosamine transaminase; translation: MEIHIPYGRQFIDEEDIKAVIKVLKSDYITQGPKISEFERKLADYCGAKYAVVFNSGTSALHGAYFSIGLTKGDEFITTPITFAATSNAGLYLGAKPIFVDIELETGNIDVSKIEEKTTKNTKAISVVHYAGHPVDMKNVKKIADKYNLKVVEDACHALGAKYENEKIGSCRYSDVTVFSFHPVKHITTGEGGAVLTNDQDVYEKLLMFRNHGITKDKGRFVHKQEGEWYYEMQFLGYNYRMTDIQAALGISQLKKLDRFVERRREIAQLYNEAFRDNPFFDIPVEKEYASHSYHLYPIRLKDKYLKIKEKIFDNLRKLGIGVQVHYIPVYWHPYYEKLGYRKGICPEAEDFYKREISLPIYPAMSNKDIEYVVKKVFKQFGD
- a CDS encoding cytidylyltransferase domain-containing protein, producing MKIGAIIQARTSSIRLPQKVLRKLPYDSDITVLQQVIRRTKKSKSLDEVIVATTVDKEDEIITEIAEKEEVKWFRGSRDDVLSRYYRAAKENGLDIIIRITSDCPCIDWDIIDNTVSYHLKSKVDYTSNSITKPFPLGLGVEVINFEALEKSFKNAEDAYYKEHVTTYIRDNPNIFRIGDYKAPEIYFHPEIRLTLDTIHDYALLCYIFDSLYYKNEFFSSLDALNLLIKKEWPLFINKHEVQKKRFSNLQEEIKEAIKLLEVYGFSKLKDFVKRYL